Part of the Musa acuminata AAA Group cultivar baxijiao chromosome BXJ3-10, Cavendish_Baxijiao_AAA, whole genome shotgun sequence genome, TCCCAATCCATGTTCCACACCGCCCAAGGAACAACGACGATCGACAACATCGAGTGAAACGGTTGAATTAGAAAGTATCTGCAACACCCGAAGAAGAGCAAACAGTTGCAGTTTTCGTGATCAAATAAGATCGTACATCTGAAACAAATGAAACGTGAAGAAACATATCAAGCCACACAAAATCTAATTTTAAGCTGcctctttttctttaaatcgagGGACCTCGTCGAGGAAATCACAGGAGAGTTCATCAAGGCAAAAGAAGTTCCAGCGAAAATATGACGCAAACAAATCTCTGATCGAGGAAACAGGAAAAGAGTAAACCCAGTCGAGGTGTAAAGGACGACAGAGGAGGAGATCCCGTTGACGACTGACTTGGAGAGTACGGGTGGCGAATTCGACGCCGAGGGTGGATTTGGTCTCGAGGCAGAACTCGTTGCGAGTGAAGCGGGACAGGATGTTCGACTTCCCCACCCCAGAATCCCCGATCAACACCACCTTGAACAGGTAATCGTACTCCTCCTCCGCCCTCCTCGCCATCGATCGTCTCCCTCGTAGTGGAACTCTCGTTGACACACAGGAATGTCATCGACGAACAATAATCCTCTCCTTCCCAAAATACCCCCTGTAAGGTTTTACTAGCGGTTCACCGCGTACGGAATTCGGACCGGGCCAATTTAGCGCAGATTCCGGTCCGGTTCATTTTTTGTCTTTTTTGAAATCAAAGCAAACAAAAATGCgataaaatatttttgtatttgtATTTACAATCAATATTAATACGGTGTTGGGAAGATAATTCGATCACATCAAAGGTGTTGAACATTTGATCGGATTATAAATatctgataaaaaatatattacaaaacAATTTCCAATATGAATTAATTTTGAATATTATTTGAATTTGCAAGGAATTTAACTTCGAAAAACTTTAATTTCCATGCACTAAAAATGATATCCAATTTAATTTTGAGGGTTGCAGTAATTTTTTAGTTTAATAAAGGGAAAAGCTTGTGCAAGTTTCATGGTGGCTCTTTGATTTGTATTCCCTTGCGGAAGGATGTTGTGGTTACTGTGTAGAAATCTAAAGAACAGTTCATATGTGCTGGCGTTTTGATTTGCTTGGAAGGAAGCTCTTCCTATTTCACTTGGGACCGCAACATTATCTGCTGCAATGTAATGGTCGCAGAGCTTTTAGAATTGAGCTAAGAACAGCCTCTGGGTTTATACGATCAAAAAGCTAGTTTTTGCAGCCAAGTTTTTGCGAGAGAAAACGAAGATGACACTGAGCTTTTCTATTCTGAAAATTTTGAGTTCAAGCAGTATGTAATCATACTGCTTCAGAAATTTTGATGATATCTGCAAAGCTAAGCTTTGACTGTTTCCTTTGGAAAACTACAAAGATGAAGTTTAGAATCCTAATCCTAAAGGTTTAAGATTGTTCACTAACTTCAATTTCTCAATTCACCATTGATGATGCACGGAAGTAATGCAAGTGCTGTAGTCTATGGATGTCTCAACAATGGAGGTATAGGAGACACCACTAACTCAGGCCTTCTCAACCATTTCTGAAAGGAAGATGCTACTAGCATCCAATGCTCCCACTGATAATTGCACTGTTGACACAGAAGTAATTATCATCACATAGGTGTGTGATGTGACACTGGCGGGTTCTCAGAACTGATAGTTAATGTGTTCTATACAGTGAATAATTTCTGAGCACTTGTACATGTAAATGTGATTCTTAGGTACAGATCTTTCTGTGGTGTAAATTCTAAGTTCTCATACCAGTATTCTCCAGCTGCTGAATATCCTGAATTGGTTTGGTAAAGAGAGCAAATATAAGCTGATCCTACTTGTCTGTAttataattgataattatgatctTGTGCCTAATCAAAGATCTGGGATAGCTGGTTTGGCTTGAGTTTACTCTTACTTGGTATGTGATAATAACATAAAGACTGTTGGATTCAGTCTAATTAATCTATGGTTGATTGGCATCCACTTTTATGTTCCTTGGCAATGCTTGTAAGGGAtgtggtagtggtggtggtggtggtttggGCAAAGGAGTTCAAGTAAACCTGGGGCTTGAGGATTCCATATTGAACTGTTGGCATCCGCTGCGCACTGATCTCTTCAGCCGCAGAGAACATAGAACAAAGAGTCCATCAATCAGTCATATCCCATCAGTTCTGTGTATTTCCTTTGGACCATAACTTGTATCTCAGTGCTTCTTTCAGGTCTGCTCCCCATGACCTTGTCTAGGTGCAGAGGCTGCTTACCTCAAATTGGAATGcaagtgactctctctctctctctatctatctattagCATGTGAATACTTTCAGTGGATGAAGTGATGGGTTAAGATTCCTTGGAACCACACTTTAAATACAATATTCAATTGCCTCTCATGATGATGGATTGGAATGTCTGAGTTGTGCTTCATCAGAGGAGTTTTAAGTGTCAGCTTCTTGAACTCAAACACAACTGTAAGAACCAGATGAGCATTAGTATGCTATGGAGAAGATGTTCTTGATTCAAGTTGCATTTTATTTGAGCAGTTAAGCATTGGCTTCCTGAGCTCAGACATGACCACCTAAGTGAAAGAACAACCGCAAGACCAACATGTCTCCATGTGGAGCTCTCTTTTAGATACATCAAACACTGTCGTTTTGTTCTCTGAACTCTTCAGCTGGTTAGAATTCTTTTAGCAAACCTGCCATTGATGCTCATGCATGAACAATAGATAGTTCACAGGCATCCCTATCCGAAATGCCCCAATGTTAAGGGTGACTACTACCAACTTGTAGCAGTATTTTGGTTTAGTTCACTGTCAGGACtaacttgctttaattgtctatgtacctcaaatttcttcaacttCAATCATGAAAGAAGGTAGTGGAAGCAAAAGTAAAAATCTATCAACCTTTAACCACTGACATTTCAGAGGCCTCTATGAGTTGGATAGATTTTTAGCATAACACTACACCAGAAGTTTCATAAGGAGAGAATGTTCTTCCTCTCTTTTAAATGCTGTAGAACAACCAAGAAAGGTCACTGGAAATCAAATGATATGGTGCCCACTAAAGACTTGAAGCTTGTCAACTTGCATGAAGGAAGATATTCTTCTTCACATGGCCAATTTACAAGGCCAACTACCCCACAGTAATGGGAGTAATCTGCAGTAAAGTGAGCAAAAGCAGCATTGTACAATACTTGGAGATggtgaaagaaagggaagaaggaaGCAAAAAGGAAGTGGTCCTTCTCAGGAAGGGTAATAAAGGAATGTAGCAGGCAAGTTTACATCGTAGTAATGGTGAAAAGTAGATTGTCCAACAACAAAAGTCCATACTCTCTTTCCCATGCACAACAAGGTGGAGAAGATATGTGTGCAGACAAACACTGATGGGGTACGCATGTCAAAATGAAGGCCTCAAGAAATAATCCATTCTTTTAGTAAGCCTTGATATTGTAATGGAATAAATATAAAGCTAAAATGGGCTCTACTTTTAAAGAAAATTATTAGTATAGGTgatgttatattttttttttcctcttgtatCTTCAGAAGTAGATCTATATTATCTCATTTTGAGGTTTTTTGGGCACTCCACTGATCTTTCATGTTCTTCACCTTTCTTTAGGCATTCTTTTTGTCACTCCTTTTCATTGATAAGCCATTTAAAGTGGCATAGATCTTGAACTTGTTAGatccacatataacatataaCTACGTATACAAGTTAGGTTAAGAAGCTCATCCAATGAACTCTTGGGAGACCACAAAGATCTATATTTACACGATCTCTAAGAGAGGAAATCAAACAGATATAACAAGTTTGTCTTAGCTAGAAATTTGGAAATAGAAATTGACCTCCCACCTACAAGATAGATATTTTCCAAACTTGAGGATTGATGGGACATCTATGAATTTTATACTATCTTCAAGCAATTTTAGTAGCCATTCATTATCATACATGAGGAAGAACAACAATGATTTGCAGTATCACTATTTATCATATATGTATAACCTACATTCATGCATCTAAAGATTCAATCATAGTCTACttaagtgtgtgtatatatatacatctctTTCTCTAGCCCTCTCTTTCAAGTGATAGGTTCTCACTTATTTCaaggatatatatatttataatctttTGAGCCAATTGCTTCGTTGATTCACAACCATGTTGATGATATACAAGCAAACTTTTGCTACTTTCTTCCCTGTGAAAGCTTTAAGTTGTTAACCTTTTCTGAGAACTCTGTGCAGAAGTCATGAGCTTACCATGGGTTGCAGTATTGTTGTTCTTCCTTGATTAGGTTTCTAACTCTGTACATGTTGTATCATATATGCTCTCAGTTATCATTATCTCCTGACGATTACTATCACAAGCATATTCTGAACGCAACATTCTAAACGAATGGTCCTTAGCAGAAGTGTCCATGCTTCTTCTATTCCAtgaaattatttgatttgatgtcTCCAACAGATCGAGAATCTCCATTAGCATAATCCTTAGATATTCATTTGTTCTCATAAATATATTTTACTTACTATAGAACACTTTCAAGTCCTAGTAATAGAAGAAGACAAGTGTCTGCAACCATGTACACATCTACCGTGCGTGATATATGTATGCCATTGTCATTCTTCCACATGAACTCCAGGAAAGGAAAATGAAAAGAATGAAGCATAAGCCAATCGAAAACCCTAAAAGATATTCTTCTCCGAGTCCCTTGTTGTTTTGATTCCCCCACAGAAGAACaatatcttcttttttcttcatgGCTTTGTTCTGTGGATGAAATGGGCACAGTGAGCTTGAAGCTGAATCCGAAAAACTGAGGACAAAAGCTTCACAAACATTAAAGTAGATTCGTAAATCCGAAAGCAATATATGCTGGATTCTCATCCAATGAATCAACTGTCAGTCATGCATTAAATCACATGTCCGACGATGAAAAGGCTCGACAACGCAGCCAAGCAGGATGCGCATATGTTCCGAACAGCGTTAATATTCGTATCACATGGTAGTCCACACCCTGCGCCAAGCACTGGTCTTCTCAATATATTGACCTCATACTTACAAGATTCTTCTCCCGGATATTAGAGCTGCACTGCTTGGATCGCCACCACCGATTCATACCTCTCTCTACAGATCTCTCTACAATCTCAGGCAAGTGAAATCCATCAAGGATGTCACTGTGATCTCTGACAGGACGTGCTCAATCCTGGGCCATCCAATCACTAGTTCGCTGCCATTTCccagtgctctctctctctctctctctctctctcttatatcaGAAAATTTACATATCTTTTCTTCTAAAGTTCGAAAATAGCATATTTGTccctttaaattttaatataacatatatcACTTTGATATTACGTTTATCCCTTTAAATATATGAATAATGCACATATAACTTTTGTTAGCATTCATCTAAAACCCTCAGAATAATCTCAATTAATTGTAGTAATCaattagtttaaaaatattaagatatctcTTACACTTTCACCAACTATTTGGCTTCTCGTTTTCCACACTTAGAAGGACAATTATGAAAATTACTTAGCTTAACCTAAAATTGGAGGAGATAATATACAATTCATAAACTTTAgaggaatgtatatatatatatatatatatatatatatatgggccaTGGCATATATTATCTATGTTTTGGGCTAGTAATGTGATAACTTCATACAACTTGATTTATTATCAGTAAGCCTTGTCTTatctttagattattttttatttatgatatcattaaaatattatattatttatattacaaataaaaaattatttatgtaatAGTTTGACTTAGTTTTACATTGATAGTAGATAAAAGTACAATGGCTATATTACCCCCAAGTCAAGCTTAAATATTTTAGCTAAGTGGTTTAAATATATTAAGTCAATGATTAAAGTCATAATAAACATCACAATAATACCTCATAACACGAAGCCTAGCCTAGCCATATATTACTTTTATTTAGTTCCACATCACAAGTAGCAAGAACTTGAATTCGAGTAACTCAAGTGAATCATTATTGTATTGTGCCTAAGTATTTTAAattaatgatttaaaaatttaatgAGTTGTgcttaaaaaagataatttataattaaattatatataatcatGTGTTTCTTGAAACTAACACTGTTAGGCCCGACCCACCAATCATGCGGCTTGTAGTGGTCCACGTCTCTTGATCTGTCGGTTCAGGTTCAGCTAAACTCACCCTCGGTGGGGAGCACCCGGACCGGACCGCCGCACGTGCAAAAGGCTTGCCGAGTCTTTTCGTCCCTGTCCCAACCTGCGTCAAGTGTTCCTCAGGAACACCGCACATGAAGGCCAAAAGAGACAAAAAGAAACGAGGTGCTGAGTGAGCTCGCTCTCCATCTTCGGAGGGGAGGGACAAGATACAATGACAGCTCTCGTTAAAAGGAGGCCGCTGCGGCGTCCATGCAGTCTGGCttcccctctcttcttctcctcagtCCTCTGGTGGATCCCGAGGACCCCGGCGAGGCAAAGCCTAGGCTCCGATACTGAAGGAGATTAGGGCTGGGCTTCTAATTAGGAAGAAGGTCATGATTACTTGGAGAAGATCTAGTGTTTTCCGCTTCTTTTGTCCTGAAGATTTCATTTTTAGTTTAGGGAGTGGGTGTTCTGATGGTTTTTTTGTGCTTTCTCACGTCATCATGGATGGTTTGCTTGAAGATAATTTGTGGTGGTAACTCTGATGCTCGAGTAACCTTGATTTCTTGTCAAGCTCGAATTATGTAGGAAGTAGAGATCGATTTGTTGTTGTTTCGTTCTTTTGTTTTTGGGAGTGGCATCATGAAAGTTCTTGGAGGGAGTTTGTATTGACAGCTTCGGTTCTTGAGTAACCATGATTTCTTGTTTTCTTGGCATTTGCTTGGTGTGTTCTTAGCTTCTGCGAGATATCACACTTCAAAACGAATCTTTACTGATAATCTCTGGTAAGATTCACTACttttatctattgcttaagatGCTTAGGGATTTCGCTTGGGCATGGTAAAACAAATGAATCTGTCTCTCAGATGAGAATCATGGCCATCTCTCGACCTCATATTTTCGGTACAATTCAGAATAGCTTCCTTCGAAACAATTTTAgggatttttttttaacttcaatTTGTATTGTTCTACTTAATTTTACAGCTCAAACCTCTTTATGTTGTTTTCTAGCTCAATTTTGGCCCTTAACTTAGTAGAATTAATCCATCAGTTTCGTAAAAGTTAATTCAGCTAAATTCAACTTGGTCTTCTTGTAAGATATGAGCAGGTCAGATTACGGAGTATACCATTACAGACGACAAAAGAACTCCTTACTCTTGATTTGattcaaaattatgtttcttTTATTGTCATTAAGACCGGAAATCTTCTTTTTTCCAGCTCAACCTCGGTTCACCAAAGAGATCAAAGAGATGGGAAGGGGTAAGATTGAGATCAAGAGGATCGAGAACACCACCAATCGCCAAGTCACATTCTGCAAGCGGAGGAACGGGTTGCTGAAGAAAGCTTATGAATTGTCTGTGCTTTGTGATGCCGAGATCGCCCTGATCGTGTTCTCCAGCCGCGGCAGACTTTACGAGTACTCCAACAACAAGTATGTCGGTTTGCTGAATTCTACATTTCATGCTATGATCTTTTTTCCTCTCCAATGAGTACGTATTGTCTTCATCATTAAAAACATAACAATCGGAGGAGATTTATGAGGATTCATGTTTATGAGGAGATAGAATTTCATGAGCTTTTACTTGATAATCGAGTAAGAAAGAGGTGGTCGTTTTTCAAGAATTTACTGGTAAGAGGAATCCGAACTGGACACATATAGATTTATGAGGATTCATGTTTATGAGGAGATAAGATTGATCTAAATTCACATTAACTTCTGATGAGGTTTTAATTATGTTTTCCATGAATTAATATGTGTTCTTAGGAGTTAGAAAAAAAGAAGGCAGGTAGATATCGGTTGTTGTTTCTTCTGGAATCATTTGATATGCATACATACACAGCAAAAAAATTCTAGATGCATCGAGAAGTCAATCCATATCTCTACAGATGAATGTTCAGCTAGGGTTCAAATCTGAAGCATCATGATAAGGCTGTCAGCTTTAAACAGTTGCTGAGAATGTTCCCCATCTGTATTGCTAGTTTTTCGCCATTTGCAATATCTAGAACTCCTTGTTATCACATGCCATATGCATCTGCCTCACATATCTCAGGATATTGTAGGGCCTTGTACAACCTAGAAACTATTTCTGGTGACAGAAATCTTgggcttctttcttcttcttcttcctctttgctcTTTCCTTCCTCGTGTTTGGCTTTGCCTTGTCAAATCTCTATTCCTGTGTGTGGAGTGGGTTCAAATATGTAGCATATGATGTTTTTTGTTGGTCCCTTGTGATTTCTCCACGGCAGAAATCCATAGGCTGCCATTTCCAGAAAGAGGCCTCCTTTAAATGGATTGCACTCTACATTGGTGACCCCTCCTAAGGTGGATCGTTGATCATACCTTCAAGATCAAGCCATCATTCTAGCTCCCCACACAAATATAGCTCAGACACTGTACTCTTTCCATCTACATTGGCCCGTGCACTTGTTTCCCATCTCTCCTCcaatattttatttcttagaacttCCAAAGCTTACCCAGAATACACTGAACAGAAGTCCTACACATTTTTCTCTCCTTTTCTTAACCTCTCtcaaagttttgatctttcttAGGGTTCGGACTTCTCCTAACACCACCAGGGAAACTGTGGATACTCTAAACTCGGTTTCCCTTCTGGTGCTATGTCCTCTCTTTTTCATCTCCCTGTGGGGATCACTGCCACTGGGACATCTGTACTACGTGATGATGATTACTTTGAACGTGGAAGCGTTCTATTTCTCGGGCGCTGCGTCCTTCACGTCATTTCCACACCTGTGGGGGGTGGTGTGTCATGCGTACATTTGTATTCTCCCAAGGGCTTACCTTTATGTATCTTGTCTTGCTTTTTTGACGAAACCTTAACCTCATTGCCAGCTCAACGGGATGATAACAAAAGGTTAGGAGGGCAAAGATCTGAAGCTACTTTATGAAGATCGAACCCAGCAGTTCTCTGCTTGACAAGCTAAACAGTGAAGCTTATTTGGTGTGATGGAGGTGGTGATATTTTCCTGCCAACTTCACCTGCTCTTTTCTTCTTATCCTCGATCTTATCTTTGCTAAAATATAAACAGTAGAAAAGAAAGAATGTTGCTATTACAATTACTTATATTTGGGTGATTCGACATGATATGTAGATAGATAGACACCATTTGAGGTGGTATTCCTTGGAGTTTAATAGAAATATTTGATGTTAGTGGATTAGTGTGCAAGCATAATGGCCTTGCAGTCATCTTGTGGATCAAATAGACTACAAAAATATTGGCTTCTATGGAGCAGTTATGTAGATGCATATAGAGATTAGTATCTTTATCCTGACATAGTTAATAACACAAATAGTTAGTTAGTGTTTGGCATCATGATATgcaataccgaatggtaccgTTCCGTATGGGCAGTACGTACCAGTTCGACGGTATATCGATACGCGGATCGTTCGGTACCAGACGGAACGTGTTACAGTAGTACAATATTACACTGTAGTAGTGCTTGTACGAGATTCCATACATTGCTTGGCATAACATCAAACAATTTTCATTGTTACATTTGAAAATTGGTAAGAATTATGGAGAAGGAATATATATGATGTTAACTTGATTCTATTGTCCACaatccttttctctttttctctcctCCTTCCATTCTATTAcctttcattttcttttcatcCTTTATCTAATTCATTCAGAAGTACTTCCATCCTCTTCTCTTCATCTACATATTCATTCATTTCACTACCTGTTGGGCTTTTTACTCCAATTTCCCTTGAAAAAAGGTAATTATATAAACACAACTCAAAATTTGCTCACACTATGAACATGTGAAACTTCTTATACTTATCATTCTTGGCACCATAGTTGATACCAAATTCttgtaataagaaaaaagaaaatcataCAGAAAATAACAGGACATGTTGATCTTGTACCTGATTTACTTGGAATCCTTTCAGTGTTATTACACTGATCATTGTTGAAACTGAGTCATCTAACTAAGTTCATCATGCAGGAAGTAATGAGTAATTTTTGGGCAGTTTAATTCTTTGAATTAGCCATTACATTGATATGATGGCTTTCTGGAAATGATACTGATATCCAAAGTAGTAGTTGGCTATAGACTAATCAGAAGTAATCAATCACCATATTTCAGGGAAATTTCCTTAAATACCAAAATATTATTGATGTCAATCCTGCTAGACCACCTGCTTCATTCATAGGAACACAACTCAAAGTgcaaaatgaaaagttatgatccaaTGTCTGCCTGTAGCGTCCAGCTTCAATGTTCAAGCCACTGAGCAAAGTCTCTTATGATAGATACTACCTTCACCCCTAATATCTATATATTTACTCAATATATTTTCATTTGttgggaaaaagatgtcttatctACTACTGTTTTGAGGCTCAACAATTATTCACTTATCTTTGGTCAAATCCGGAGTTTTTGAGTCTCTGATCCCCATAGGTTTCCAAATACATAGCTTCTCTCAGTTGGCTACGTATAGGTCTTTTTGTGGGGTAGTAGCAAAAGCAGATAGTTCATCTTCTTTCTCGACAACATCTTGGATTTGTCAGCTAAGTTCTATTCCACATCAACTATGTTCAGCTTTTATCCTCTTCTCAGGGAACTCAAATCCTAGAGCATGTAGGTAAGTAGCTACAGGAATAAAGATATTCGAGGAAGATACACTTGAACCCTAGAATAGCTGTACCATTAAAGATCAAACTGGAAGAGACCCATCCATAGTGTGTCGCACAGATCAAGCTACGAGTGGAGGAGAACATTGCCGTCATTTTCTTGAGGATTGTGTCAGTACTAGACCTCCTTCACCTTGCCTTCTGTAGCAGAACGAACCCTAGTGTATTCTCCACTAACTGCAGCTTTTGTCTTGCATGGAAAGAATTCCTGGCCGTCACTGTCCTTTCTGCGTGAAAATGACAAAGGGGCTCTCTCTGGTCTCAATTCAAGGATTCTATGCATGTACAAGAAGATGCACCATGTGAGAAATGTTCCATGTGTTGATAAGACCTTGAGAAGATATGATAGGGAATATTTCTCCGGTTGCTTCATAACTCGACAAATATTGTGTGAATCAAAGGAATGTGTATCCTTCACCAGCCGGAGACAAAGTCGACTTTGTTTAGTATTTAATAGAGGATTTGATCACCTACTTTCTGTATCTCAGGAGGCATGCTGTCTTATATCTCTTATGATCTTAAAGCTTCCACCTTACTCAGACAAAGATCTCTATAGCTTCTACTTGAAATCTCTCTTTGGGATCTTCATGAAAATATACCTTGTCATATGTTATTGTTCATCACTTCATTGGCATCCCTGATACAAGTGGATCAGTATTTTTGGCAGTCATACAGTAGAATTCCCCAGTCTCCTGGAAAAACACAGGTACTTCTGGAAATCATACCCTAGACTCTGCAGCTACAAATATACATTCTACATTTTGCATTAGGGATCTATGATATCTGACAATAGTGTTATTGGTATTATGATTAGTTCTCTCTTACATATTAGCAATTACTTGAAACTTTGATATATAAATTGAAGCCAACTTTTATCACTACTAATAGAATATTTAAAGTTGCTCAATTATTTCAGTTATAAAGCAATCACAATAAGAAAAGAGGTTATGTGCTATGTTTATATAAATCTCATCAGTCTAAATATCTGTCTTTGGCATGCAAAAGCAAGAGGAATGATTCATTGTTTTCTCTTTctaaatggatatatatatatgacaacaaAATTCATGAAGAAATCTTTATTTAGTTCCCTGAGAAGTAAAAGAATGGAATATTAATGTAAATCAAGTGAAATTGTTGTTTCTTAAGTTAACTCTTATATGGCTGTTTTCTGTGTAAAATCTCATAGTTATTTACATTATAAGATATTGGTCTTCCAGCATAAAATCAACAATTGAGAGGTACAAGAAGGCATGTGCTGATAGTTCAAATTCAGGTGCCATTGTAGATGTCAATTCCCAAGTAAGACTTTGTGGCCTTCTCTCTTCTTTTAGAATTATCATAAATTTGTTATGCTTAAAAGCCTTAACTTGTCTTGCCTCATGGTTTTCGACATCGGagaattatgattattttttcaACCTTCCCGGTTTTTCGAGTCTAGACCTTTGTACTTAATAAGAAACATATCCATCATAAGATATTTATGGTTGTAAATTATATATGCATATAGAACCCATAAGGGAAACCTAATCCTATGAGTACATGAAGAATCTAATGTCCTCTAACAAGCCACAATCTAATGTACCAAATTGTTTTATGATTCTTTGAAAGAAAGATAAATCATAAAGATTATGTTGGTGCCATGAAGTCTAACCCCAAAAATTCCATCTCAAAAAGTTATTTATCCTTTAGATACTTGTGCTACATATGTTCCACTTTTAAGCCAAGAGGactgtactactgcttgacaattGTGGATAATGCTTTTTAAAGATGCAACAAAGTAGCACATCATTAATTGTGCCAATCACATAAGCAACGGTAGTTCCAAGAACATGATTCCACAGATGCTGGTGAATGCCAGATTCTAAGAGATTGAAGATTACAGATATAAGTTCCTAGTCATCTCATCCTTTTATTTCCTTAAGGCTATTGTTTGACCTATTTGGAGGTTTGTATTGCCAATGCAGCACTATTATCAGCAAGAATCTGCAAAACTGCGCCACCAGATCCAAATATTACAAAATGGAAACCGGTATGGTACCATCTTATCTCATGACATAAAGTGAAACTTAGGTTAGACAAGCTCGCTTGACAAGTAGATTCTCTCTTGCAAAATGATGTTGGATCTATCTAGTTCCAATTTGATTATTTCTTTTTCCAGGAACTTAATGGGTGACTCTCTAAGTTCTCTAAGTGTCAAGGAGCTTAAGCAACTAGAAAACCGACTCGAAAGAAGCATCACAAGGATCAGATCAAAAAAGGTAATTTGGCTATTATTGAAAAGGAAGTTGATGTGCCATTCTTAGCTTCTAATTTCTGCATCCTGTTGTCTTGGATCACTGAGCAAATCTGACACAACTTCTACTCTACATGATCAACTATAAGTAAATAACCCAAGAAACTATTATGAGGTGTTGAGTGGGTTAGTCGAAGTATGTATATATTCAAACTGGTCCCTGACTTAAACTGTTTCCTATCATGAAGCATGAGTTGCTGTTTGCAGAAATTGAgtatatgcagaaaagggtaagcATCAATTATCACTTCTTAACCCCCCCCATTGTGGCCTTGCATCTGTTTCTTGCAGATCTTTGATTCAGTAGATTAATTCTCTTTTGTAATTGCAGGAATCGGAGCTACAAAGTGACAATTCCTACCTGAGAGCCAAGGTAATATTCACAAACTAAAGCACAACCTTCCTTCTAGGGTAATTTGGATAGGTAGTGTTAGGAAGTTCAGGAACTTCCTATGGCATCAGTATAAACAGCAGCTACAATGGAGTATAAATATCATACAGGTTAGTTTAGTGCACTACTTATCAACCCCCCAAAATGCTGCA contains:
- the MADS7 gene encoding agamous-like MADS-box protein AGL11 isoform X1 encodes the protein MFLLLSLRPEIFFFPAQPRFTKEIKEMGRGKIEIKRIENTTNRQVTFCKRRNGLLKKAYELSVLCDAEIALIVFSSRGRLYEYSNNKYWSSSIKSTIERYKKACADSSNSGAIVDVNSQHYYQQESAKLRHQIQILQNGNRNLMGDSLSSLSVKELKQLENRLERSITRIRSKKHELLFAEIEYMQKRESELQSDNSYLRAKIAENERAQQLSIMQAGTEYYTLPTFDPRNYYHTNMLEAAADYSHHQDQTTLHLGYDTKTDSAA
- the MADS7 gene encoding agamous-like MADS-box protein AGL11 isoform X2, giving the protein MFLLLSLRPEIFFFPAQPRFTKEIKEMGRGKIEIKRIENTTNRQVTFCKRRNGLLKKAYELSVLCDAEIALIVFSSRGRLYEYSNNNIKSTIERYKKACADSSNSGAIVDVNSQHYYQQESAKLRHQIQILQNGNRNLMGDSLSSLSVKELKQLENRLERSITRIRSKKHELLFAEIEYMQKRESELQSDNSYLRAKIAENERAQQLSIMQAGTEYYTLPTFDPRNYYHTNMLEAAADYSHHQDQTTLHLGYDTKTDSAA
- the MADS7 gene encoding agamous-like MADS-box protein AGL11 isoform X3 codes for the protein MGRGKIEIKRIENTTNRQVTFCKRRNGLLKKAYELSVLCDAEIALIVFSSRGRLYEYSNNKYWSSSIKSTIERYKKACADSSNSGAIVDVNSQHYYQQESAKLRHQIQILQNGNRNLMGDSLSSLSVKELKQLENRLERSITRIRSKKHELLFAEIEYMQKRESELQSDNSYLRAKIAENERAQQLSIMQAGTEYYTLPTFDPRNYYHTNMLEAAADYSHHQDQTTLHLGYDTKTDSAA